The genomic window ATTACATATTGCACGAATATCAAAGTTAAATCTTTTTGTGTGTTCCATTCGATATTCATTTTTTTCTTTCCTTTATCATTCCTTGTTCGACATTCGATATTTATTCTTTTTCTGAATTTCCAAATAAGGTTTGTTTTGATATTACATTCCCAATCAGGGGGATTGGGAATAATGAAAAAAAACTCATTATCTTCGTGAAATTCGTGTCATCCGTGGATACTTTCTCTTATTCAGGTTCATATACAAGGACTTTTTTATTTTTTTTTCTCCAATCTTTATAAGCATCTTTCACTTCCATCAGCCACAAAATTTTCTGGTCTTCTTTCTCAAATGTCAGAACATCAAGATAATGCATCCTGCCGTCTTTTCCCTTGAAACTTTTTTGGGGAAGTTCAACTGAAATTTTTCCGGTTCTGTTAATGATCGTCACTTCGTTAATATAAATTCCTGGAGCAATTTCTATCACTCCTCTTGCTTCCACGATTCCTGAACTGACATCTCTGAATTTTATTTTCATGTTACTATTAATCCTTTTTATAAGAAATGTTCAAATCAGATTGTCCGATTTCCCTTAACATTTTTTCAAACCAGTCCTGAGTAACATCGAATGGTTTACCGCCTTTTATTCTATTAAATTCGATACATCGCATCTCGTTGTTATAATCTTCATCCAGACCGATAACACCGCTCTCACCATTTAAGGCAAATTTCACGGCATGATCGACTGATTTATAAACAAGCTTAAGATCTTTAGAATTAGGAGCAGCAGAACGAGCAAAATAACCACTTTTCTGAACCAGCACTTTTTCTGCTGATAATTCATCTGCAAATTTTTTTGAAAACCATTGCCCGGGATTTATCTCGTCCAGACGAATATGACCAAAAGCATCTCTTTTCACAGTTTCACCTTGTGCTTCCAATTCAGCAACAATTCTTTCCACGCCTGCTCCTTCGCTCAAAAATATAATCACGCAATCGTTCTTATCCATATTCTTCCGGAGTCTCTCTATTTCACGGTCAAAATCATAATTGATTTCCGGAATATAGATAGCATCGATATCCCAACGCTCTTTTGTTAATAACATTTCGGGTAAAAAGGTTTTGTTGAGTAATCTCTTTCTGTATTTAAAAGCAGTTTGAGCAGTTAGCCAGCCGCAGTTTCTTCCCATAACTTCATGGATCAGAAGTTGTCGGGGACTGGTTGTGTTTTCATTGGCAATGTTTTCAAAGAATATTGATCCCTGTTCGGCAGCAGTCCAGGCTCCTAAAGTCTGATGAAGCGGATAAACATCATTATCAACGGTTTTGGGTAATCCGACAACTGTCAGATCGTAATTATTTTCTTCCAGGAAAGACGATAATTGAGCAGCAGTAATATTGGTATCGTCTCCTCCGATAGTATGAAGAATGGTGATCTTGTCTTTTTGTAACTGTTTGGCAGCAACTTCAAGCGGATTTTCTCCTTCCTGAACATAACCTTTTTTAACGCAGTCTTTTACATTCGAAAGTTTCACTCTACTGCTTCCGATCACACTACCGCCAAAATCACTTAATAATTCCCATTGTTTACGAACTTTATCCGTAATTTTGATCTTGTTACCTAGTAATAGTCCTCGATAACCATGAATATAACAGATTATTTCAGAATCCGGTAATAAATCCGAATATTGTTTGATCAATCTTCCAATTGATGACGATAGACACGGAGCTAATCCTCCGGCAGTTAAAATTCCTATTTTGTGTTTCAAAAAAAACCTCCTGAAAATTGAGTAAAATTTTTCATCTGCTAAAATCATGACAAGTATTTTTTAATTAGAGTTTGTCCATAAACCCCAACTCCGAGTTGTAAGAAGCTTGCGACGACGACTTGAAGTGGCTTTAATACACACTTTGTCTCGATTCGTCGTTCCTTACGAGTCGAAAAATCATACTTTACGGATGGACTCTAATTAATAAAAAAATCAATCCCCGAAACTGATTCCCAATCCTCGAGCAGTATGGACAATATTAGAGTTGATATCTACAAGATTTGTTTGTTTGATTGCAGCTTTGATAGGAACAGCAGAAATATCATTATTCCGGTAAGCAACCATTTTTCCGAAATCTTTTTGGAGGACAAGTTCGAAAGCTTTGATCCCAAATCTTGTCGCTAAAATCCTGTCGAAAGAATTAGGTGAACCTCCTCTTTGAAGATGACCCAAAACCGTTACTCTGATCTCATTTTTAACACCGATCGTTTCCAATTCATGCTTTAAATGAAATCCGGCTCCTGCATATTTGAAAGTCTGATTATTCGTTTCTGAATCATTTTTTACCAAATCGATTTTTCCTTTTAACGGTTTTGCACCTTCTGCCATAACTATATTTACAAATCCCTTTCCAACTCCGTTCCTTTTATCTATCTTTTTTTTGATCTTATCGATATTGTATGGAATTTCCGGGATTAAACATACTTCCGCTCCTCCGGCAAGCGCCGCATAAAGTGCAATCCAACCGGCTTCTCTTCCCATTACTTCCAGGATCATGACGCGATGATGACTGGCGGCAGTCGTTACTAATTTATCGACAGCATCGGTTGCGATTTCCACAGCAGTTTGAAAACCGAAAGTAAAATCAGTGCATTCCAGATCATTATCGATCGTTTTGGGAACACCGATAATGTTCAATCCTTTTTCATACAATTTCTGTGATATTTTTTGAGAACCGTCTCCGCCAATATTGATAACCGCCTGGAATTCAAGTTCCTCTAACCTGGATAAAAGGTCATCAGACCTGTCTGTATAAACCCATTCGCCCGGATTTACTTCCACCGGAAAATTAAAAGGTCCGCCTTTGTTGGTTGTTCCTAAAATCGTTCCTCCCCGGACATGGATTCCCGAAACTTTCTTC from Candidatus Cloacimonadota bacterium includes these protein-coding regions:
- a CDS encoding pyrophosphate--fructose-6-phosphate 1-phosphotransferase; translated protein: MILADEKFYSIFRRFFLKHKIGILTAGGLAPCLSSSIGRLIKQYSDLLPDSEIICYIHGYRGLLLGNKIKITDKVRKQWELLSDFGGSVIGSSRVKLSNVKDCVKKGYVQEGENPLEVAAKQLQKDKITILHTIGGDDTNITAAQLSSFLEENNYDLTVVGLPKTVDNDVYPLHQTLGAWTAAEQGSIFFENIANENTTSPRQLLIHEVMGRNCGWLTAQTAFKYRKRLLNKTFLPEMLLTKERWDIDAIYIPEINYDFDREIERLRKNMDKNDCVIIFLSEGAGVERIVAELEAQGETVKRDAFGHIRLDEINPGQWFSKKFADELSAEKVLVQKSGYFARSAAPNSKDLKLVYKSVDHAVKFALNGESGVIGLDEDYNNEMRCIEFNRIKGGKPFDVTQDWFEKMLREIGQSDLNISYKKD
- a CDS encoding ATP-dependent 6-phosphofructokinase, which translates into the protein MNKCLVVTGGGDCPGLNAVIRAIVKRASNEGNWEIYGSRDAFNGILKDPIDIVHLTGKKVSGIHVRGGTILGTTNKGGPFNFPVEVNPGEWVYTDRSDDLLSRLEELEFQAVINIGGDGSQKISQKLYEKGLNIIGVPKTIDNDLECTDFTFGFQTAVEIATDAVDKLVTTAASHHRVMILEVMGREAGWIALYAALAGGAEVCLIPEIPYNIDKIKKKIDKRNGVGKGFVNIVMAEGAKPLKGKIDLVKNDSETNNQTFKYAGAGFHLKHELETIGVKNEIRVTVLGHLQRGGSPNSFDRILATRFGIKAFELVLQKDFGKMVAYRNNDISAVPIKAAIKQTNLVDINSNIVHTARGLGISFGD